AAATCAGATATCTGAAGTCTGTTACCCCTTACAGATCACTGAGTGGATGAAATGTGATGCCAGTGTTCCGCCAGCCTCCTTTctctgaaaatgactttttttccacagctgttgACAGGCAAATACCGCGATACACAGACTTCGATAACTGACAGCTCTGCAGTTTACAGAGTCAGCAATGACAAGGTGAGCAGGCAGTTTTTTCGGCTCTAACTTGTGCGTGGTTGCGACAGCCAGCTGGCACCTTTGTTTTTCTGCTCTCTCTGCTAAACCTGGCTTGATGCTTTTTGTGTTGCTCAGTCTTCCCAGCTCGAAATCAGTGCCTGGTTTGGTCCGAGTGTAGGATTTTTCTAGGCAACCTGCGCTGAGAAAGTAGGAAAATACTGGGAGGTATTAGGGACTCCTCgtctctgcaggtttttttttttctttgcttttcaaattgtgAAACCTTTTTGATTGAAAACCATGTCTGTGTATCGTGTTTTGAAAGATGGGTaatgtgtggtgtttttttctataaaagaggaaaaggagctgCTTTTACAAGTGGAGTAAAACACATGGCACTGTGGGGACAGCAGTGTGGTTCGGAGCAGGAGGGAGATTTGTGAGGGAATGTTATTCTGTTGTGTTTGGTGTATTTGCTTGGCAGTAATTTCTGCGTCTCCCAAGAAAACCTGAATTTAACAGGTTTAGCAGGCTTAAAAAGAGTCTCCAGCTGAACTTCATAAGGTCTCAAAAAGGGTTTGGGTTACTTTCAGGTCTTGGGCTGCCACAGACCTAGTTATTTTCAGTTTACTCTGATCTCTTTTGTTTCAGAAGAGTTTCTTTCTCTTGCTGGGTGCACATGTGGCAGTGAAAGCTGGCAGCATGTTATGTGCTGGCAAATTGTAAAAGTAGAGGATGTTTTTGTGGCTTCTCTGAGGCAATCTTCAGTAATGGTGGTGATAATAAGAGGTTGAAAACTTAGTAAAGGGAagtgcagggctttttttttgtatttgtgtctCTAAGATTGAGCAGACAGGAGGGATTTGAAGGGGGAGAGGTGCTGCAATACggactgttgcttttttttttttttaaattgtaggcAAGGGTTCTGTTAAAATCCAAGAGCAGTGAGTAGGTAGGGTCTTCTGTAGTGTTCTCTCCCCTCTTGAGAATGGTGACGTGGCCCTACTTTGCCACATCTCAATCAGAAGCATGTGAGAGGCATTTGTTCTCTTTAAAGTCACTGCTTTCTCTGGCTGGCAGCCTGTGGAAAGGCAAATGTTTGtagctttcagttaaaaaagtGTCTTGCAAAGGCATTTTTGTGTTATTCCCAGCAAAGTTTTGTGTATTTAGGTAGTCTTGCAGTTGGGTAGATTCTGTGTGTGAATAGGTAACCTTGATTCAGAGACTGTAGGATTAGCATTCTGTATCAGGGACTTGCAGGACAGGAGTTCATGGTTTTGCTGTGCAGGGATCTACTTGCTGTCAGGGATGGTGTAAATCTGCTGGTGTACCGAGAGGTGACTGATGAAGCTTTGTCGCTCGTGCTGTGCGTGTGGTAGTTGTAGGGGCAGGTACTGTGGATGAGAAATGGGTTGAacattctcttttctctgtggTCATGCTCTGTCCTCTCGGCTCTGCTGGGTGGTTTGCTGGTGTTGGCACCCTCTTTACTGAGTCCGGACCATGAATGTCGttcctcagcatttcttttgCCTGTCAGAATTGTTTGGGCTGGTGGAAAGACTGCACCTTGGGGAGAGTCACGTGATTCTGCCTGCTATGGGGATTCACTCACCCACTGCTGCCTCAACGCCAGGCTAACTGGAATCCAAAATCAGACTGGTTTTCCCTGGTCCGTGATCACAGGTACCCCTAGATTAGGTGTTGCTGATACCTTCTTGCTTCTGTTCCCAGAGCGCTAACGTGACCTTAATCGACCTTCCAGGCCATGAGAGTTTGCGGCTTCAGTTCTTGGAGAGGTTCAAGGCTGCAGCCAGGTAATTTGGAGGCGattggcaggggaggagggggaaggtgaTGTTTCGGGAAGGGATAAACCAAATGACGGTGTGGGGATGCTCTGAGCTGGGCTGGATTTGCTCTGTGTGATGGTGCCCTGAGAGTCAGAGCTGTGCTGTGGGATAGCAGGGGTTAGTTATTGTTCTGCTTTCCCACTTACCTGTGTTTGTAGTGCATCAGGaggcaaagcagctgcagcagggagggttAGGGGATGTGGTATATCCCtggggcagagagggaaagaTTTCCTGCTGGGGCTGGACATGGGGTGTATTTTAGCCAGCACGTGCTAACCTGCTCTTGGGTTGGTTGAGATCAGATGTGGAAACTAGTATGTTAGCCCAGGCTGGAATATTTGCAGGGGAAGACGGTGGGAGAGCTTCAGGCCCAGCACAtgttcttccctctttcctccaGAGCCATTGTGTTTGTGGTGGACAGTGTGGCTTTCCAGCGGGAGGTGAAGGATGTGGCGGAGTTCCTGTACCAGGTCCTGGTTGATAGCACTGTACTCAAAAACGCACCCGCGCTGCTGATTGCTTGCAATAAGCAAGGTATTGTGTGCTGCCTTGCGGGCTGGACATTCGATTCAGTCCTTGAGTGATAGGGGTTCATGCCATGGGTGCTGAATTTCTTAGGAGTTGGGATTTCAGCAAAATGAAGGCTAGAACTTAGTTTTAAACTTGGACTGCTCAGCAGGAGCATTTCTAGCAGCCATTGGAAGAATTCTTCAGTCAGGTGTGTCTAATAGCATAGTGGAGCACCACTTGGGAGAGCTGCAGCTTTTTAGGTGGCCTTAAGTAAGGCAGGTGGCTTTCTGCTTGTGCAGAACTGTCTTCCTGaatctgcaggcagcagaaaatAGGATCAACTTGAGCATAATGAACCATCTGTACCCATTTGGTAGCCTTAATGTTAAAATCAGACAGCCGTTCAGCTGCCAAGATTATATATTCTCTGTTGATTGGACTAGCAGGAACATCCAGTTACTGGAAAGGACTAGATTTTCAGATCCCTACAGCATTTACAGTGAAGGTGTGGATCCCTGTATAACAATCTGAAGCTTTTGGGCAGTGTCAGGTTTCGTTTTCTTAGTTGCTTCATGCCCTACTTCAGGAGCTGCCTGAGGCCTTCATGGCTCCATGTGCCATAGATTAAAAAGCACTGTGTTGAGCTCCATAATGCTAGGACAGGTGAGAATGCCTGGCCTTGTGAGTGGGACATCAAACCCTGTCCTCTGTTTGAAGCAACTTACTGGctagcaaaaagaaattaattccctACGTTATACCAGACATTTGGATTGCTCCCATTCACGCCTGCAAACCCAAAGCTCCAGCATCCCCTATCCTAGTGCAGACACAGCCATCTTTGTCCCAGTAACTCTTATGACTGCACAGTGTGCGCAGGCCTTACTGTACCTTTAGGAGAAGGAACCAGGTTCTGAATTCTGACATAAAACCAAAGagctgatttcattttcttttctgtctctagATGTCACAATGGCAAAATCAGCAAAACTtattcaacagcagctggagaaagagCTGTAAGTATGAAATTGGATCTTAAACCCTCTGAGCTTCTCtattctcttctcctttctatCTCTTACCTCAGTGCTCAGTGAGCTTCCTTGAGCCACATCGAAGTTCATTGTAGAAACAGAGcagtctgttttgtctgtgtaGGTGTAACCAGGATGAGAGAAGATTGCTCCTTGCTAAAGCATGCAAAAAAGCAGTAGGCACAGACAGCGTATTGCCTCCTAGAAGCTGTGGGTTGGAGAAACAACATCCCAATCCTTTCCTAAAAGCTGCCATCCCTAGGCTAAGGGATAACCTCCCATGGCCCAGGGCGCTGTCCTTTCTCAGGTACAGGCAGGGTTGGCTTCCAAATGGCAGACTTTCTGTGAGTGGTGTGAAGATCTCAGTAGGTCTGCTTGGTTGTACTGGCACAGCTTTTTTTGCAGGGCTGCTCTGGCATGAAAGGGCTTGGCACGCAAAGCTTGAGAGCTGGGGAAACACCGTCTAGTTTTCCTGGTCTGCTAACAGGCATTGCAGGAGCCTGTTTGGGACTCCATGTTGGCTCTGTATCCTCCCTAGAAAGGACATTAACCTGGGAAGACAAATGATGTATGATCTGTTGCTAATTTTAAGCTGTAAGAGCAAGTGGAAGGAGAAGGTGGCTTGTAAACTGTGCTACATTGTAAACTGCCAGCTGAATGAGCTGCACTGTCAACAGCTGGCAAGTCCATCTGGGGAGGGGGCAAGtagaagatgatttttttaagcTATATTTAATCTCTCTGCATGAAGATTCTGTCTGTGAGTCCCCTAATTGTAGTTGGGTCAAATCGGCTCTGGGAGAGACATGTGCAGCTCTTGTGCTGTGGTGGACTTCTCCACCAGCATCTAGTAGAGATTTTCCTTCCCCACACACACTCAGAAATGGGTATTTTGCCTTCCTGTTGCCTGTGGGTCCTGTTTGCTGGTTTGCAGTTAACAGGAAGGTGGTCTTGGAGGTAGGAGGAGGAGAGTAGCTCTTTGGTCTCCGAACAAATGCATGTTTGTGGGATCTGGCCATCTTGTTGCcaagtggtggacttggcagtgttaggtttacagttggactcaatcttaagggtcttttccagcctaaatgattctgtgattctgcagtcTCTTCGGCCAGTAGACGGCAGCAGGGTTATTTGTGCTGGTGCCTCTTCCAGGCTGAATACCTGACCTTCCCGTTTTTAAGGGAATTAGTTGCCACATATTCAAGCTCTCCAGGAAAATAAGCATTCCTTGGTTTGCCAGTTGCCTGTGTGTAGAAGTTGGATTTCTAGGTAGGTTGTATGTGCCCTGTTAGGCAGTGTTATTCCTGCAGGCTGGCAGATTGCTGCCATCCTCCTCCCTGCGCTGGCGTACTTGGATGTCCTTGTGTGGAGAACCCAAGGAAGTGTCTCCTCTCTTATTCCTGAACTCATACCTCTCGGCAGTGTTGTTCTTTGCCTATGCCCCATTAATTTAGCTCCGTCCTGTGAATAAGGAGTAGCTGGGGTTGACTGAGAAGCAGGCACTGCCAGACTGCTCTGTCTCTGGAAGAGATGGAGCAGTCCAGCCATGAGGCTCTACTAGGCAGTTGAAGACCCGGGGAGAGATTGCTGTTTGCATCTCTGCCTGGTGCAGCCCTTTAACTTCCCTAGCCTTGCTTTTTGGGACCTCGGAGGCAGTCAAGTCGCGGTGCCTCTGCATCTGTTGGGCTGTTCCATCTCCCTGTGCTTCTTCTGCCTTGGATGCCTGGTGAGTGTGGACAAGGGGGTCCATCCTTCCTCTCCACACATGGCAGGGAGTTGAAATGCTGCAGCAAGCTGCAGAAGCAGTAGTGACATTGCAGCCTGGTCCTTGGGCAAGCACTGCTCATGGGAACAGTGGGGAGACTTGATCCCCCTCTCAGTCCCCAAAGGTGTTTGGCACACTCAAGTGGCAGTGGGGTGAGGCCCTGCATGATGCCTGATATCATGGGTGCTTTTCTCTTCCCAGTTAATCTGTTAAACTAGTGCAGACCCTGAGCCCTGTGAGCTAAATCATGTGTAATTCCTGGTGACTGGTGTCTGCCACAGGGATATTGGGGAAATTCAGATGGGGACATCATCGCCTGACTCATGCTGCTGtttattacaaaacaaaacctgtttaaGCACCCTCTTATTGAGTGGTCTCTTGTCTGTCTTGCTCTCTGGAGCCTCTCTGCAGTTGTGCCTTCCAGCAGGTATTTAGGAGAAGTCGCCACAGTGCCTGCCCTTGCCTGTGCCTCACAGGGCAGAGCCATGGGACCTTGTATCCTTGGTGTAGTTGGCATCCTGCTGACAGAGTTGGGTCCAAAATATCTCAGCAGCCATGGTGTAGGTAATGTTCCCCTGCTTCACAGTTCTTGaccctttcccttctctgcttgCAGCAATACCTTACGAGTGACCCGCTCTGCAGCCCCCACCAGTCTGGATGGCTCAGCTACTGGGGGACCTACCCAACTGGGGAAGAAGGGCAAGGACTTCGACTTCTCCCAGCTACCCATGAAGGTGGAATTTGTGGAGTGCAGTGCTCGGGGCAgcaagggagaggagggagatgcTGACTTCGAGGGCCTTGAGAAATGGCTGGCCAAGATCGCCTGAACGGAgaagggcagggctggagggagagacttggggaggctggggggcaGGACACTTGGGgactgaaaggaaaaaggtggTCTGAAGCACTCAAATCTCATCTTGCtgtagaaagaagaaacttaagCTGGAAGTCAGCATTGTGGTATCTTCCTCTGCTGCTCATGGGCTTGGGAGCATCGTGACACAATTGCTGGTGTGATTTCCTCTGTCCCTTCAcactgcaacatttttttcctctctcctcttcctttatCTTCCTCTGGGATGTTGATCTCTGGccttctgtgtttctttaatcTTTAGGCTTTTCATTTGGTAGTTGCCAAGCAAATTAGGAAGGAGTGCACTGCCAGGTGAGATTGGAGTCTGCGTGTCGTCTTCTGCCTTGGTTTAGCTTTGCAACCCTGTTGCCTCTCAGAACTACTGATCACCTCCTGattcagacttttttccccagcctCTCGCTGCTTGGGAGCACTGTGCACATCACCTATGCTGACCCAGCAAAGTGCACAGACTCTCTCTCAGTTGGGCAATCATTGAAGAGAGtataaaaagctgttttcctctgTGTCTCCTACCTTCCTATTCTTCCAAACTGGTGCAGTCCCGTTTCTGTGGGACTGGAGTGATCTATTAAATGCCAAAACCAGGCTGGCTCCTCTGCCTTTGTCACTGTGCACTCCCTGTGTCCGGCTGCGGTGCCCGTGTCTTTGGGTGATTTCCACTGTTGGACAGTTCTTGGgagtttttctttaactgaaggCTATGTCTTGAAagcttgttttgctctgcttctccttcccatacttcaggctcttctcccacagacaTGTAAGCACACTCTCCAAGTGGCGGAGTTATAGTAGGGTCTTCACTTGAAACTATGAGGTGGGCATGTTTTTAGATTTGTACCTACATTACGTGTGAGATCTGGCATGATAGGCATTTGTTGTGCAGTCCCCTGCCCATCTCCTGCTCCAGTGATGGCAGTAAGATATTTTTTTTATGTGTAATTAGTCAGCAATTGTGGCAAAGTGAGAGGAAAAGTCAAGGAACTGCTAGCACATTAGTCTGATTCCTCCTCCTGAGGAAGATGCTCAatgaagagggggaagaaatgtgAGATTTTCCCAGTTCGTTCTCATTTGTCTGTGGTGTTTAAAGCCAAAGCTGTTGCTGTGTGTGATCTCAACTGTTAAACTTGCAGGGAAGATTCAGGGAATGCCTGTCACTGTAGTTATCTCAGTGGCTCACGAGGCTGCTCAGAGGCTTGGAGTGTTGAAGGGCTCTGATTCAGCATGCTTCTAACTGTCCAAGGGGCAtttgctctcctccttcccatgcTCTGGCCGGGAGCATCGGTTATCCAAAGGGAGATCTTCCAGCAGCATTGGTGCTTGGTCAGGTGGGAGACAAGCCCCTGGTGCTGTGCTGGGCGTTCAGCTTCCCCTtcctgaacagccttaaaacagttGCCCTGCCCAGCAACTTAATATAGCTTTGTGCTCTGATGGGCTGTCATTTCTGTGCAGCACCTATGTGAGGATGATTGCTCTCCACACCACATATTGTGAGGTCCTACGGCATtgaaatttttcctttgtttttgttgCTTCCCCTTTTGTTTTAGGGTAGGAGGGAGTGGCTGGCTCCTGGTAGGCTTTTTATGTCCTTTGCAGGCTCCTCTCTGATTTGATACTTCCTTCATCACTCAACTAGTCTGttgtgttcttttcctttttgtctgaGGCATTTTCTGCTTCGCTGTAGCATTGCCAACTGTTAGCAGCAAGAGCAAGGTCCTGTGCTTGTGAGGGAGCTGGGCCTTGCATTTCTAGTCTTGTGAACCCAGTGGCTCTTCTGCTATCCAtgcaggaggtggggagggtTATATTCACAAAGTATGTTATATTCTTCTATTTCCTGCAGCCAGAGCATTGTTGGAACATGTTTGTCATGCTTTGAACTCCTTTAGCTGGAGATCCTTCCTAGGCTGCCTGCTTTGAATCTGTAATGCTGAAGTGAGAATATTGCTGTTTCTTTGGGTGGTTATTCTACTTGCAAAGACTTGTCTCCTTGAAAAGCAGAGGCCAAGCACCAGCCTCTGCTGGGTTAAGGGGGGAAGGTAGCATGAGGCCATGGTTGGTTTTAAGTTATTCTTACTAAAAGTATtccttaaataaaatttttttgcttaaatgtttGTTCTCAAGTCTTGTTTTAGTCTGCCTGTATTTGCTttgactcttctcagtggtgtcaAATCCGCACGAACTGGGGCTTTGCTTCTGCTCAGCATGATGATGGAGATCAACCTTCCTGCTTGGTGGCCAGGTCTGTCTTGTCAAAAAACAATGCTTCCTCCACACACAGGgcttttggggtgggttttttttttttgggtgcgTATTTACTCCTTAGTCTGAATGTTGGAGACTTGATAAAAACCACCAACCCAGAAACTTAACAAAAAAGGTACTTTGCTCAAATGCACAGGAAAACTTGAGCCAGCTGCAGTGCACTGGGtgcagctgttgtggtttaagtcACAGAGCGCTTGCCCTGCTCTGTGGTGGAGGTGGCTATGGCACCCTGCAGCTTTACAGCTGGATGGAGAAGCCTCGGCTTTCCCTGCCTGAGCATGGCTGGGGGGTGGCTGTGCGGCTGCatggctgagctggggctgcacCCAGTGCTGCTCATGCTGGAGGATGGAGCATCCTTTGGGCTGTTGCAGAGCTGCATGTGGTTTTTTGGGCTGCGCTCTGTGATTTGCCTGTTAAATATTTGGGGCTGTTTTTCTCCAGTGGCTGAGGGGAAAAAGGCGGGACTGGAAACTCTGAAtgttgttttcttggttttttttctttcccccccccagtcagttttgtgctttgttttttgctCTTACCTTCCTCCCAGCCTGTGGCTTTGTGCTGGCCAGGCAAGTTGCTCCTCAGGCTGCAGCTTGGCAGCCAGTGTGTTTAAATGGCTTTGGCGAGACAGTGGGATGTGATAAACTCAGTCCcttctgctccagctgcctgacccAGTGTCAGTCACCCTGCTGCATTTACACAGCTGCAGGGATTGAGGCTTTCACTGTACTTTAAAGCTCTTTTGATCAATGTTTTTCACTATGGGTTGTGCTTTGCCTGCAAATTGTTCCCCTGGAAAGGAAGGGTGCTTTCGGAGGAGATCGACAAGCACAGTGAGATCCAGGATAGCAGAAACCACATCAAAGTGGAGGAGCAATtgctgaaaggcaaagaaaagcaaaaatagcaTGATGCCTGAACACTGGCATCCCCAGTGGTGGTGGTTTCCAAGGCTCCCAAAACCAGGTGTTGCAACTGTGACCTTTCCTGTGCATGAAGCCATTGGCCAGCCCCAGCCACCTTGACACCTTTGGGGCCAGGAGCTTCTGTGTTGGCCCTATTTGGGCCACCTTGTATGCTTTTGCTGGCTGGCACCTCCTGGGGCTTGTCCAGCTTGATGTTACCCCTGATGGGATGAAGGTGGAGAAAGCAGAGTTAAGGAAGGTCATGTGGGTGTTGAGGGAAAACTTGCCAAGTGGAGGGGGAACGGAAAGAGGAATAGCATGGGCAGACCTAATTTTTGCAAAGACTTGCTAATCCAGAGCAAATCCAAGGCAGCTCCCCTCCTGttctcttccctcctctgctctcctgtcCCTTTACTCCCTCCATGAGCATGGATGCAAGCAGGACTGTTTGCCAAgaacacagtgaaaagaaaagtCACACCTTGCCCTGCACAGCGATGGAGTAAGGACAGCAGAGGCTGAATACATTTACCTAAGAAAACTCTTCCGCTCCTGTCCtgtccctccccatcccatcagGTCATCTCTCTTCTAGTCTGTGATGCTGCCCAGGAGGGGATACAGCCACAATGTAAGGGAGGAGGAAAGTGTCGTGGCCCTGACTGGCCCATGCTCCTtgcccatgggcccaggagcCCCATCTTGCCCGAGCCTTGGCCCTTCAGTCCCTTCCTGAGCTACATTGTAGGTGTAGCCATCTCCAGCTAGGCCACGGCCACGTCTGTGCCTGGCCATGGACCTTGCTGATCTGGACCCACCAACTGACTCTCCAGCATCCTTTGCTATCTCATCCCTGTTGGATAGTATTGCTGATCCCAACCAGCAGCAACTGACATGGTCCCCTATGGGTGGCAAGTGTGCTTCAGCAGCCACCCCTCCTGCAGAAGCCATGGAAGAGATGTGACCTTCTCAGACCTAGTGCATTCATGTCAAGCCCTTTGCTCTTGGCTTCACCTTTTAGCAGCATCTGCTCAGTGAGGTGGATGGTGTGTCCTTTGCCTGGCACCAGGCACTCTTCAGATAAGCTCATGATGCAATTCTTGTGATACCTGTCAAGTGGTGCTCCCATGTCACCCTCTACAGGTGACAGCAGGCCATCATCATCAGTGGGTGCATCCCCATGTCCCACCAGCTGACACTTCTCTTCCCCTTCTAGTGGGCTGCCTTTATCCTGCCAGGAAAGGAGAGGTCCTGGGTAGTGCTGTGGGGCAGGAGAAGCTCTGCCAGAGCAGATCAGGGAggccctggagctgctgcactCCCTTCAGTGATGTGACAGGCAGGGATACGTCCTGCACAAACCTGCCCCCACCTGCAGTCCTTGCCATGCTGCCTGCAGTCCTCTGTGCACTGCCTGTGGGCCTCTGCCTGCATCCACGTGCCTGATGCCTGCTCTGCCCTACCTGATGCCTGCTCTGCCCTACCTGCTGCCCCCTTCCATCAGCCCCATACCtgtgcaccctgcctgcagccccctaTGCCATTCCTGCAggccctctgcctgcagccccatgaaccctccctgcagccctctgcccacaccccctgcctgcaccctgctgcaCTATGCCTGCAGACCCCTGCCTGTAAACCCTTGCCTGCAACAGCCTGCCCCCTGCCCACAGACccttcctgcagcccctgcctgcagccccctgcacccTGCCTAGAGCTCTGTGCCCAAAGCTGCATGTCTGCAAAtctctgctctgtgcctgcagctccctgcccacaGACCCTTCCTGCAGCCCTCTGAAAACTGCCTGCAGACCCCTGAAAACTGCCTGCAGACCCTGCCCACCAAACCTTCCTGCAACCCACTGCACACTCCTGCCCACTGCCTGTAGCCCCAAGCACCCTGTCTGCAGCCCTCTTCCTGCAGGTCCATGCCCAAAGCCCCCTGCCCACAACCCCCTGCCTACAGCCCCCTGCACCCAGCCTAGAACCCCCTGCCTGCATCCCAACAACCAGAACCCCCTGCACTCTGACTGCAGCACCAGCTAAcagccccctgcctgccctgcctacAGCCCCCTGCCATTGGCTCATTCCCACAGCCCCATGCATCCTGCCTAGAGCTCCCAGCCCCATGCCCACAGCCACTTGCCTGCAaacctctgctccctgcctgctgtctgCAGACCTCTGCTGACAGATCCATGCCTGCAACCCCCTGCCCAATGCAGCCACCTGCCTGCATCCCCATGCTGGATGCCCACTCTACCCTACCCACAGCCCTCTGCACCCTGCCTGTAGACCCCTACCCGCAACCCCTTGCATCCTGCCTGCAGCCTCATTCCCACAGATCCttgcctcctgcccctgcctgcaaCTCACTGCCAACACCCCTGTGCCTAGAGCTCTTGCCCTCAGCTGCCTGCATCTTGCCTAGTGCTCCATGCCCAAGCCCTCTGCCCATAGCCCCATAACTGCAGCACCCTGCCCCCAGCCTGCAGACTCCTGCATGCTACCTGCAGTCCTCTGCCTTCATCCCCATGCCCAAAGCTTACTGGGGCATCAGCCCCATACCTGtagcaccctgcctgcagccccctggGCCATGCCTGCAAGGCTTttgcctgcagctccctccccacAGACCCTTCCTGCCCCATGAACCCTGCCTGCAACCCCCTGCCCACAAGCCATGCCTGCACCCACCTGAACTATCCTGGCAGTCCTCTGCCTCCAACACCATGCCTGCAACCCCCTGTCCTTTGCCTGCAGCCCCCTACACCCTGCCTGCAGTTCTTGCCCGCAGACACTTCCTGCAGCCCACTGCACCCTGTCTCTAGcccccctgcccacagccccctGCCTGTTTTACCCTGTCTGCAGCCCACTGCACCCTGCCTGCAACCCTCTATGACAGCAACACCAGGGCAACagacccctgcctgcagcccctcgTGTGCAGCACTCTGCCCCCCCCATGCCCACAGCTCCTGCCCCACCCTGCCTGCACACTCCTGCTGCTTTGCctttgccccccacccctgcccacagccccctGCCTACTGTGTGCTGAATTGTGCAGGCACCTTTTGGCatggggctgtgggcagggtgcaGGATGATTTAAGCAGGGTGCATagggctgtgggcaggggggctgcaggcagggagctgctggcatgGGACCAGAGGCAGGGTGCG
The Harpia harpyja isolate bHarHar1 chromosome 12, bHarHar1 primary haplotype, whole genome shotgun sequence genome window above contains:
- the SRPRB gene encoding signal recognition particle receptor subunit beta, which produces MAGRLEPHLEALGRELRPPDPAVLSVLLALLAVAITLLIWRFVQGRRSSRKAVLLLGLCDAGKTLLFARLLTGKYRDTQTSITDSSAVYRVSNDKSANVTLIDLPGHESLRLQFLERFKAAARAIVFVVDSVAFQREVKDVAEFLYQVLVDSTVLKNAPALLIACNKQDVTMAKSAKLIQQQLEKELNTLRVTRSAAPTSLDGSATGGPTQLGKKGKDFDFSQLPMKVEFVECSARGSKGEEGDADFEGLEKWLAKIA